A single genomic interval of Mesoaciditoga lauensis cd-1655R = DSM 25116 harbors:
- the dtd gene encoding D-aminoacyl-tRNA deacylase produces MRAVVQRVNWAKVEVEEKIVGEIKKGLLVFLGVGQEDTQKDLEWMVNKIPNLRVFEDEDEKMNKSLMDIKGEMLVVSQFTLYGDCRRGRRPSFSSAAPADKAKKMYEDFCDMVEKAHGIKVEKGVFQADMKVSLLNDGPVTLLLESKGTF; encoded by the coding sequence TTGAGGGCGGTAGTTCAAAGAGTTAATTGGGCAAAGGTAGAAGTTGAAGAAAAAATTGTGGGAGAGATAAAAAAAGGATTGTTGGTTTTTTTAGGTGTTGGACAAGAAGATACCCAAAAAGATTTGGAATGGATGGTGAATAAGATTCCAAATCTAAGGGTTTTTGAAGATGAAGATGAAAAGATGAACAAGTCGTTGATGGATATAAAGGGGGAAATGTTGGTGGTTTCTCAATTTACCCTTTATGGCGATTGTAGAAGAGGAAGAAGGCCTTCTTTCTCATCAGCGGCTCCCGCAGATAAAGCGAAAAAGATGTATGAAGATTTTTGCGACATGGTGGAGAAAGCCCATGGGATAAAGGTTGAAAAAGGTGTATTTCAAGCCGACATGAAAGTTTCACTTTTGAACGATGGACCTGTTACCCTTTTGTTAGAATCCAAAGGGACTTTTTAA